The Opitutus sp. ER46 genome segment GTCGTAGCCGCTCGCCTTCGGCATCATCACGTCGAGCAGCACCAGGTCGAACTTCTCCTGGGCAAAGAGCCGGAGCGCCTGCGCCCCGTCTCCCGCCGCAACCACCGCGTAGCCGTCACTCTCCAGCGTGGCGATCAGTCCCAGCCGGATGTTCGGGTCGTCCTCGGCAATGAGTATCCTGGCTTTCATGACAGCTCCAAAATGAACTCCGCCCCGCCCCCGGCGCGCGGCGCAAACCGCAGTTCGCCGCCCAACCCGCGCGCGAGCTGCCGGGCGATGCTCAGCCCAAGGCCGGTCCCGCCTTTCTCCGCGGTGAGCGTGTCGTCCACCCGGTGGAACTTCGCGAAGATGCGCTCGCGGTGTTCCGGCGGCACGCCCGGTCCGCGGTCCCGCACGCACACGCTCGCACCGCCGCCGTGCGCACGTCCCAGCGCCGGCGCGAGCGCCACCGTGACTTCCCCGCCAGCCGCGGCATACTTCGCCGCATTGTCGAGGAGGTTGAGCACGATCTGCTCGACCGCGTCGCGATCCGTCACCACCGGCACTGGTCCAGAGGCGAACTCACGCTGGAGCCGTAACCCCGCCTCGGCGAGCCGGGGTTCGTGGGTATCCAGCAACCGATTCAGCACGGCGCCGAGTTCCAGCGACTCGAGCGCATAGCGTTTCCGCCCCTGTTCCAGCCGGCTGAAATCGAGCGCGTTGTTGACCAGCCGCGCCAGCCGCTGGGTCTCGCGACCGATCGTGCCGAGGTACTCGCGGGTCTTCGCGGCATCGGTCACGCGGCCCTGCTCCAGGAGCTCCGCGTAGAGCCGGATCGTCGTGAGCGGGGTTTTGAATTCGTGGGACACGTTCGCGACGAACGAGGTCTTCTGCGCCGCCTCCGCCTCGCTGCGTCGCGCCTGCCAGACCAACAGCGAACCGCCGCCGAGCACCGCCGCCACGAAGATCGCCACCAGCACGAGCCCAATCCAAAAAAACGCCCGGCCATCGCCAACGGCACTCGTGGCCGCCTCGCCCAGATATCCCTCGACGGTCCAGCCGGGCAGCAGCGAGCGCGCGAGCGGCAACCGCACCGTCGGCTCCCCGCCCCGCGGCACGAGCCCGACCTGGTGCAGCACGCGGCCCTGTTCATCGCGCAAGAGGTAGCCCTCGGCGTCGGCATATTCCGCCGGCAACGCGGCCCCGAGGCGGTTCACCAGCGCGGCAAGTTGCAGCTCCACGCCGCGCACTTCGGCGGCCGCCGAGGGTTTGACCCAGCCGAGCAGGTGCATCCGGCCGTCAACCACGCGCGGCGTCCAGCCACGCCGCTCGGACTCCGCCTGATCATCGGCGGCAGGGGTTCGGTCCACGGGCGCAGCAATGGCGTCGGATTCCATCCTGCTTTGGCCGGCAATCGCGGTGGCAGGAGCGTCGAATTTCCGCGGCGACGAGGACGGCGCGACGGCCGCGGGTTTCGAACGCGCCACCGTCTCGCGCGATTTGAAGAGGTTCTGCACATCCCGTCGCGCCGACTGGATCTGGGACGTATTCTGCGTCACGGCCTCGCGCTCCGCCTTGTCGCGTGCCACGGCGGCTGCCAGCGCCTCGGCTGTCGCCGACGGCGGGACCGCAGCCGCATCCGCCTCGCGCCACGGTGGCGCCTCGCGCAGCCACGGTCCAAACCGCCGCAAGAACCCGCGCGCTTCTTCACTCGCGTTGGCGCCCGGTCGAAGCAGCCGCCCGTTCTCGGTCGCGCGAAATCCGACCCGCACGAGGGGATTGTCCTTTTCCCAGGCATCGAGCGTGGCGTCGACGCGGTCAGCCGGTTCGGCCGCCAGCGCATCGAGCAGCCCGGCCTGCACGTCGCCGACCAAAAGCTCGGCATTCTCGACGACCAGCGCCACCCGCGCCGCCACCGCCGCCCGGCGTGACTCGAGGGCGTACGTACCCTGGGCGCCGATCCGCGCCTGCTCCCGTCGCAGCCAGAACACGGCCGCCGCCGCCACGACCAGCGTCGGCACCAGGAGCAGGAGCCAATACAGGAAGATGCGGCGGGAAGTCGGGGACACGGGGAACGAAGTGGAGCAGACGGCGCAGAGGTGAGCGGGCGACGGACCCTAGGGAGCCGGACGGCGGGCGAAGAGCAATACTCAGATCGAGGAGCTGAAGCTTACTGGCGCCCCGCGTTCTGCTGCGCGCGAATCTGTGCATTGTCGGCGCGGTAGGTTTTGCGGGCGGCGGCGTCGAGCCCGTCGCTGTCGACCCGCCTGGCCTCGGCGGCCGCGGGCGCGGCCAGGCTCGAGACGGCGGTGTTGCGGTAGGTTTTGGCCAGCTGGTCGAGTTCCGCGGCGCGCCGGGCGAGCAGGCTTCCGGCCTCCTTGCGCTGATTCGCATCCACGAGCGCAACGACCTCGTCCTTGGCCACGGCGAGCACGTTGGCGGCGTAGTCGGCCTGCACCTTGTGGTTAGCCGACCCGATCACGTCGGTGTCGCGAGCGCTGAATCGGACGGACCGGTGGGCCGACAGCGACTCCTGGCGCCGGTTCACCGGATCATCGTAGCGGACCGAGGCACGGGCCAGCTCCTGCTCCTCGCCGGCTGCGGTGGGCGCCACCTCCACCTCGACGAGCGCAAACTTCTCCTGCCCGCCGTAGATCTGGTTGAGCGTCAGCTCGGCGCGCTGGCCGCGGATCGTCCCCTCCCGGCCGATGAAACCGACCGGGCGGACGTGCTTCGGAAACTCGATCTCGATCACGACGCGCCGCGCCACCACACTCAGCACATCGCCCAGTTCGGCGGCAAAGATTCGCGGCAGGTCTTCGCTGTTTTCGACGAAGTAGGTGTTGCCATCACTGCGCTGCGCGAGGCGCGTCATCAGGTCCTCATTGAACCCGAGCCCCAGCCCAACCGTCGTCACCGAGATTCCCTCGGACATCAGCGAGGCGCCGAGGCGGCCCAACTGTTGAGGCGAACTGGGGCCAACGTTCGCCAGCCCGTCCGAAAGCAGGATGATCCGGCTGACGCGGCCCTCGTCCTCGAGGTGACGCCGCACCTCCGTGGCGCCGCAGGTGACGCCGCCGTACAGCGCGGTGTTGCCACTGGCCTCGAGACTGCGGATCGCGCGCTCGAGGAGCCGACCGTCGCCCACGCGCCGGGCGGGCACGATCGTTTCCACCTGGGTGTCGTAGGCAATGAGCGCGACGATGTCGTCGGCGCCTAGGCGGCGCACGGCCTCCAAAGCGGCCTGGCGGGCGTTTTCGATCTTCTCGCCGCTCATCGAGCCCGAGCGGTCGATCACGAGCGCGAGGTTGATTGGCGGACGCGCGTCGCGCCGCGGCAGCCGCAGCCCGTCGAGGGCGACCTTGATGATGGCCTTGTCCGTACGACCGGCGGGCATGACCTCGCGGTCGACGTCCACCCGGAGC includes the following:
- a CDS encoding HAMP domain-containing sensor histidine kinase, with the protein product MSPTSRRIFLYWLLLLVPTLVVAAAAVFWLRREQARIGAQGTYALESRRAAVAARVALVVENAELLVGDVQAGLLDALAAEPADRVDATLDAWEKDNPLVRVGFRATENGRLLRPGANASEEARGFLRRFGPWLREAPPWREADAAAVPPSATAEALAAAVARDKAEREAVTQNTSQIQSARRDVQNLFKSRETVARSKPAAVAPSSSPRKFDAPATAIAGQSRMESDAIAAPVDRTPAADDQAESERRGWTPRVVDGRMHLLGWVKPSAAAEVRGVELQLAALVNRLGAALPAEYADAEGYLLRDEQGRVLHQVGLVPRGGEPTVRLPLARSLLPGWTVEGYLGEAATSAVGDGRAFFWIGLVLVAIFVAAVLGGGSLLVWQARRSEAEAAQKTSFVANVSHEFKTPLTTIRLYAELLEQGRVTDAAKTREYLGTIGRETQRLARLVNNALDFSRLEQGRKRYALESLELGAVLNRLLDTHEPRLAEAGLRLQREFASGPVPVVTDRDAVEQIVLNLLDNAAKYAAAGGEVTVALAPALGRAHGGGASVCVRDRGPGVPPEHRERIFAKFHRVDDTLTAEKGGTGLGLSIARQLARGLGGELRFAPRAGGGAEFILELS
- a CDS encoding VWA domain-containing protein — encoded protein: MKLRSFLSCLAWLGCAFVVLNAQLAAAPADVGATVRLRVDVDREVMPAGRTDKAIIKVALDGLRLPRRDARPPINLALVIDRSGSMSGEKIENARQAALEAVRRLGADDIVALIAYDTQVETIVPARRVGDGRLLERAIRSLEASGNTALYGGVTCGATEVRRHLEDEGRVSRIILLSDGLANVGPSSPQQLGRLGASLMSEGISVTTVGLGLGFNEDLMTRLAQRSDGNTYFVENSEDLPRIFAAELGDVLSVVARRVVIEIEFPKHVRPVGFIGREGTIRGQRAELTLNQIYGGQEKFALVEVEVAPTAAGEEQELARASVRYDDPVNRRQESLSAHRSVRFSARDTDVIGSANHKVQADYAANVLAVAKDEVVALVDANQRKEAGSLLARRAAELDQLAKTYRNTAVSSLAAPAAAEARRVDSDGLDAAARKTYRADNAQIRAQQNAGRQ